One genomic segment of Hordeum vulgare subsp. vulgare chromosome 2H, MorexV3_pseudomolecules_assembly, whole genome shotgun sequence includes these proteins:
- the LOC123431372 gene encoding fatty acyl-CoA reductase 1-like has translation MVGTMNEQKISGYFKDKSILITGSTGFLGKLLVEKILRVQSDVKKIYLPVRAPDAAAAQQRVETEVVGSELFGLVRQKHGDGFESFMRDKIVPLAGDVTLEDFGVHEETLKELRLPQELDVIVNVAATTSFYERYDVALDVNVLGVKHMCNFANKCPNLKVLLHVSTAYVAGENQGLVQERPFRYGETLCNGPPLDIDTELNLARELKKQMETDCDMDPSPQAQRKAMKDLGLTRARYFGWPNTYVFTKSMGEMMIGQLLKGEFPVVIVRPSIITSVHKDPLPGWIEGARSIHAVLIRYIKQNQTWFIADPDLTADVIPGDMVVNAMITTMVVHAYYSLENTSKSHLNPSFPAVYHVSTSLSHPVQCSVLYKAMLRYFKEHPVAGPNGRIVPTRKIRFITSIFLFRLFMVLWYRIPIELLHLISILLCGLFGLNVLYHDLIRNYSHAMQLVDLYGPFALFKGRFDDINLNRLRLRLTMDSEHGGLFNFNPKTIDWDDYFYRIHIPGIMKMEK, from the exons ATGGTTGGCACAATGAACGAACAGAAGATCTCTGGATACTTCAAGGACAAGAGCATACTGATCACTGGATCAACAGGATTTCTTGGAAAGt TACTGGTGGAGAAGATACTGAGAGTTCAGTCTGATGTGAAGAAGATCTATCTGCCGGTGCGAGCACCAGATGCTGCCGCGGCACAGCAGCGGGTGGAGACTGAG GTGGTAGGGAGTGAGTTATTCGGACTCGTAAGGCAAAAGCACGGGGATGGGTTTGAATCATTCATGAGAGACAAGATCGTCCCGTTGGCTGGAGATGTGACGCTCGAGGACTTTGGTGTCCATGAGGAGACTCTAAAGGAGCTCCGGCTGCCCCAGGAGCTGGATGTTATCGTCAATGTGGCTGCCACCACCAGCTTTTAcgaaag GTATGACGTGGCTCTCGACGTGAATGTGCTGGGAGTGAAGCATATGTGCAACTTCGCCAACAAGTGCCCCAATCTTAAGGTTCTCCTCCACGTCTCCACTG CTTACGTGGCAGGTGAGAATCAAGGGCTCGTGCAGGAGAGGCCGTTCCGGTATGGCGAGACGTTGTGCAATGGGCCTCCCCTAGACATCGACACCGAGCTGAATCTGGCCAGGGAGCTCAAGAAGCAGATGGAGACCGATTGTGATATGGATCCGTCGCCCCAGGCCCAGAGAAAGGCCATGAAGGACCTTGGCCTCACCAG GGCCCGATACTTTGGATGGCCCAACACGTACGTGTTCACCAAGTCCATGGGGGAAATGATGATAGGTCAGCTGCTCAAGGGCGAGTTCCCTGTTGTCATCGTCCGTCCGAGCATTATCACCAGCGTTCACAAGGACCCTTTGCCTGGATGGATCGAAGGCGCGAG GTCGATTCATGCGGTCTTGATACGCTACATAAAGCAGAACCAGACATGGTTCATCGCTGACCCCGACCTCACGGCAGATGTG ATACCTGGCGACATGGTGGTAAATGCCATGATTACAACGATGGTGGTGCATGCCTACTACTCACTAGAGAACACATCAAAatctcatctcaatccaagttttcCAGCAGTGTACCATGTCAGCACATCACTGAGTCACCCGGTCCAATGCTCGGTGTTGTATAAAGCTATGCTTAggtacttcaaggagcaccctgtCGCTGGACCTAACGGCCGCATCGTGCCCACCCGTAAGATTCGGTTCATCACAAGCATTTTCTTGTTTCGCCTCTTCATGGTGCTTTGGTATCGCATCCCCATAGAGCTTCTACACCTCATCTCCATCCTCTTGTGCGGTCTCTTTGGCCTCAATGTCCTCTACCACGACCTCATTCGTAATTATAG CCACGCTATGCAACTGGTGGATCTGTATGGGCCCTTTGCACTATTCAAGGGGCGATTTGACGACATCAACTTAAACAGGCTCAGGCTCAGGCTCACCATGGATAGCGAGCATGGAGGCCTCTTCAATTTTAACCCCAAGACCATTGATTGGGACGACTACTTCTACAGGATCCACATCCCTGGGATTATGAAGATGGAGAAATAA